One Saccharopolyspora erythraea NRRL 2338 genomic region harbors:
- the acs gene encoding acetate--CoA ligase, translating to MSEPDGQSNTLDNLLTESRTFPPSGEFAAQANATSELYAQADADREAFWADQARHLHWDTEWEQVLDWSGAPFAKWFVGGKLNVAYNCVDRHVEAGNGDRVAIHWEGEPGDSRAITYAELAREVSRTANALASLGVGAGDRVAIYLPMLPEAVYSMLACARLGALHSVVFGGFSSEALRTRINDAQAKVVITADGQYRRGKAMPLKTNVDEAVAATPSVEHVLVVQRTKTDVEWNDGRDQWWHDVVEGRPASHTPEFFDSEHPLFILYTSGTTGRPKGILHTSGGYLTQAAYTHRTVFDLKPETDVYWCTADIGWVTGHTYIVYGPLANGATQVIYEGTPNTPHEGRHWDIVQKYGVTLYYTAPTTIRTFMKWGAEIPARYDLSTLRVLGSVGEPINPEAWMWYREHIGGNRAPIVDTWWQTETGAIMISPLPGVTATKPGSAQVPLPGIAAKVVDESGEQVGHGGGGLLVLDQPWPAMLRGIWGDDDRYRETYWSKFADKGYYFAGDGAKYDDDGDIWLLGRVDDVMNVSGHRISTTEVESALVSHPTVAEAAVVGASDPTTGQGIVAFVILRGGADDQASGEAAIKALRDHVAHEIGPIAKPRQIMVVPELPKTRSGKIMRRLLRDVAENREIGDVSTLADSSVMDLISAGLGKSTED from the coding sequence CACTGGGACACCGAGTGGGAGCAGGTGCTGGACTGGTCCGGCGCCCCGTTCGCCAAGTGGTTCGTCGGCGGCAAACTCAACGTCGCCTACAACTGCGTGGACCGCCACGTCGAGGCCGGCAACGGCGACCGGGTGGCCATCCACTGGGAGGGCGAACCGGGCGATTCCCGCGCCATCACCTACGCCGAGCTGGCACGCGAGGTCTCCCGCACCGCCAACGCGCTGGCCTCGCTCGGGGTCGGCGCGGGCGACCGGGTCGCGATCTACCTGCCGATGCTGCCCGAGGCGGTCTACTCGATGCTGGCCTGCGCCCGGCTGGGCGCGCTGCACAGCGTGGTGTTCGGCGGGTTCTCCTCCGAAGCGCTGCGCACCCGCATCAACGACGCCCAGGCCAAGGTCGTCATCACCGCCGACGGCCAGTACCGCCGCGGCAAGGCCATGCCGCTCAAGACCAACGTCGACGAGGCCGTGGCCGCCACCCCCAGCGTCGAACACGTCCTGGTCGTCCAACGCACCAAGACCGACGTGGAATGGAACGACGGCCGCGACCAGTGGTGGCACGACGTCGTCGAGGGCCGGCCCGCATCCCACACCCCGGAGTTCTTCGACTCCGAGCACCCGCTGTTCATCCTCTACACCTCCGGCACCACCGGACGCCCCAAGGGCATCCTGCACACCTCCGGGGGCTATCTCACCCAGGCCGCCTACACCCACCGCACCGTGTTCGACCTCAAACCCGAAACCGACGTGTACTGGTGCACCGCCGACATCGGCTGGGTCACCGGCCACACCTACATCGTCTACGGGCCGCTGGCCAACGGCGCCACCCAGGTCATCTACGAAGGCACCCCCAACACCCCGCACGAAGGCCGCCACTGGGACATCGTCCAGAAATACGGCGTCACGCTCTACTACACCGCGCCGACCACCATCCGCACCTTCATGAAATGGGGCGCGGAGATCCCCGCCCGCTACGACCTGTCCACCCTGCGGGTGCTGGGCTCGGTCGGGGAACCGATCAACCCCGAGGCCTGGATGTGGTACCGCGAACACATCGGCGGCAACCGCGCCCCCATCGTCGACACCTGGTGGCAGACCGAAACCGGCGCGATCATGATCTCGCCGCTGCCCGGGGTCACCGCCACCAAACCCGGCTCCGCCCAGGTCCCGCTGCCCGGCATCGCCGCCAAGGTCGTCGACGAGTCCGGCGAACAGGTCGGCCACGGCGGCGGCGGACTGCTGGTGCTCGACCAGCCCTGGCCCGCGATGCTGCGCGGCATCTGGGGCGACGACGACCGCTACCGCGAAACCTACTGGTCGAAGTTCGCCGACAAGGGCTACTACTTCGCCGGCGACGGCGCCAAATACGACGACGACGGCGACATCTGGCTGCTCGGCCGGGTCGACGACGTCATGAACGTCTCCGGCCACCGCATCTCCACCACCGAGGTCGAATCCGCCCTGGTCTCCCACCCCACCGTGGCCGAGGCCGCCGTGGTCGGCGCCAGCGACCCCACCACCGGCCAGGGCATCGTCGCCTTCGTCATCCTGCGCGGCGGCGCCGACGACCAGGCCTCCGGCGAAGCCGCGATCAAGGCCCTACGCGACCACGTCGCCCACGAAATCGGCCCCATCGCCAAACCCCGCCAGATCATGGTCGTGCCCGAACTGCCCAAAACCCGCTCCGGCAAGATCATGCGACGGCTCCTGCGCGACGTCGCCGAAAACCGCGAAATCGGCGACGTCTCCACCCTCGCCGACTCCTCCGTGATGGACCTCATCTCCGCCGGCCTGGGCAAGTCGACCGAGGACTGA